The Musa acuminata AAA Group cultivar baxijiao chromosome BXJ2-2, Cavendish_Baxijiao_AAA, whole genome shotgun sequence genome has a segment encoding these proteins:
- the LOC103975898 gene encoding homeobox-leucine zipper protein HAT4-like: MMMMEKEDLALSLGLNTSTNYFPPRLSLMAPSSSPSWPMPSHRLLGPSGGSISNVGGAGETRPLLTMIDVNRAPSVAATAGKVSEEEEEGGASSLNSAVSSVGGKRAERHALAGDDHDAERACFRVVSDEEDGEGSRKKLRLSKDQSAVLEESFKKHSTLNPKQKLALAEQLNLRPRQVEVWFQNRRARTKLKQTEVDCEFLKKCCESLTEENRRLQKEVQELRALKLSPQLYMQMTPPTTLTMCPSCERVSNPATTSSPANPQPSEHHQYSNHNRQTAASWAPFPLEPLFLDSIPQRS; this comes from the exons atgatgatgatggaaaaaGAGGATCTAGCACTAAGCCTTGGCTTAAACACTTCCACCAATTACTTCCCTCCTAGGCTCAGCCTCATGgctccttcttcctccccttcttggcCAATGCCAAGCCATCGCCTCCTCGGTCCTTCAG GTGGATCAATCTCGAACGTGGGTGGAGCAGGAGAGACGCGACCACTATTGACAATGATCGACGTGAATCGGGCGCCGTCTGTGGCTGCGACAGCAGGAAAGGTcagtgaggaggaggaggagggaggcgcGTCCTCCCTCAACAGCGCGGTCTCAAGCGTGGGCGGCAAGCGGGCTGAGCGTCACGCCCTCGCTGGGGACGACCACGACGCTGAGCGAGCCTGCTTCAGGGTAGTCAGTGACGAAGAGGATGGCGAGGGCTCCCGCAAGAAGCTCCGTCTCTCAAAGGATCAGTCCGCCGTCCTCGAGGAGAGCTTCAAGAAGCACAGCACCCTGAACCCC AAGCAAAAGCTAGCATTGGCCGAACAACTCAACCTGCGGCCAAGGCAGGTGGAAGTCTGGTTCCAAAACAGAAGAGCAAG gaccaagctgAAGCAGACGGAGGTGGACTGCGAGTTCCTCAAGAAGTGCTGTGAGAGCCTGACGGAAGAGAACAGAAGGCTTCagaaagaagtccaggagctgagAGCCTTGAAGCTGTCGCCCCAGCTTTACATGCAAATGACCCCTCCCACCACGCTCACTATGTGCCCTTCCTGTGAGCGTGTCTCCAATCCAGCCACCACCTCCTCGCCGGCCAACCCGCAGCCTTCGGAGCACCATCAGTACAGCAACCATAACCGCCAGACCGCCGCATCATGGGCGCCGTTCCCGCTTGAGCCATTGTTTCTTGATTCCATTCCTCAGCGATCTTAA
- the LOC135605649 gene encoding ubiquitin-conjugating enzyme E2 4-like: protein MSSPSKRREMDLMKLMISDYKVEMVNDGMQEFFVDFHGPNESLYQGGVWRVRVELPDAYPYKSPSIGFINKIYHPNVDEMSGSVCLDVINQTWSPMFDLVNVFEVFLPQLLLYPNPSDPLNGEAAALMMRDRPAYEQKVKEYCQKYATPEDEGASSEEKSSEEELSEDEYDSSDEQVVGKPDP from the exons ATGTCGTCACCGAGCAAGCGCCGCGAGATGGACCTGATGAAGCT GATGATCAGTGACTATAAGGTGGAGATGGTGAACGATGGGATGCAAGAATTCTTTGTGGATTTTCATGGCCCGAACGAGA GTCTTTATCAAGGAGGAGTGTGGAGGGTAAGGGTGGAACTACCAGATGCGTATCCTTACAAATCTCCATCAATTGGCTTCATTAATAAGATATATCATCCTAATGTGGATGAAAT GTCTGGTTCAGTTTGTTTGGATGTTATCAACCAAACTTGGAGTCCCATGTTTG ATCTTGTCAATGTGTTTGAGGTTTTCCTTCCACAActtcttttgtacccaaatccTTCAGATCCCTTGAACGGAGAGGCTGCAGCACTAATGATGCGTGATCGACCTGCTTATGAACAAAAAGTGAAAG AATACTGTCAAAAATATGCAACGCCCGAAGATGAAGGCGCTTCTTCGGAAGAGAAATCAAGTGAAGAAGAGCTTAGTGAGGATGAATATGATTCTAGCGATGAACAGGTGGTGGGCAAACCTGACCCTTGA